In the Ursus arctos isolate Adak ecotype North America unplaced genomic scaffold, UrsArc2.0 scaffold_19, whole genome shotgun sequence genome, one interval contains:
- the LOC125283335 gene encoding zinc finger protein OZF-like codes for MEGVCVSKSSSQLFKCTYAWKENVENLESYLVHAENNDLNSVEERTGLAFQSNISKLQRFQNEETTARWGPLEKSFTEDKTLQNYRSIFNGDRVAQGSECEKTFDQGSNVNNDLRTHFQENHFECINCEEFIDRRSNVIHHTMHIRENPYQGNECERDFNQSSSVSDYQRIHVGKKPYGYDKPGNVSSESSRIRIHKTICSGEKPYKCKECGKDFKNKVNLKSHERIHTGEKPYKCKECGKAFRRKSCVNVHERIHTGETPYKCTECGKTFKQLSHLTQHINTHSREKMYKCKECGKAFSHKTNLSTHHRIHTGEKPYKCKECGKAFSHKTDLSTHHRIHTGEKPYKCKECGKAFVQQSSFTQHNRIHTGEAPYKCKICGKPFKQLSNLSQHINSHTREKMYECEVCGKAFSYKYSLTTHHRIHTGEKPYKCKECGKSFNRCSHLTQHINTHTREKMYKCKECGKAFLQKTNLTRHHRIHTGEKTYKCKECGKAFKHKSHVIIHERIHTGETPYKCKECGKTFKQLPNLTQHINTHTREKMYKCKECGKSFSYRSSLRIHHRTHTPEKP; via the coding sequence atggagggtgtgtgtgtaagCAAAAGCTCCAGTCAACTCTTCAAATGTACATATGCATGGAAAGAGAATGTGGAAAATCTGGAAAGTTACCTAGTCCATGctgaaaataatgatttgaacAGTGTTGAAGAGAGGACTGGATTGGCCTTTCAGTCAAATATTTCTAAGCTTCAGagatttcaaaatgaagaaacaactgCTAGGTGGGGTCCACTCGAGAAGTCCTTCACCGAGGACAAAACCCTACAAAATTATCGAAGCATTTTTAATGGAGACAGAGTTGCTCAAGGCAGTGAGTGTGAGAAAACGTTTGATCAAGGCTCAAATGTTAATAACGATCTGAGGACTCATTTTCAAGAGAACCATTTTGAATGTATTAACTGTGAGGAATTCATTGATAGAAGATCCAATGTTATACATCACACTATGCATATAAGGGAGAATCCTTATCAAGGTAACGAATGTGAAAGAGATTTTAACCAGTCCTCCAGCGTGAGCGATTATCAGAGAATTCATGTGGGAAAGAAACCATACGGATATGATAAGCCTGGGAACGTGTCTAGTGAGTCATCGAGAATACGTATACATAAGACAATCTGTagtggagagaaaccttacaaatgtaaagaatgtggtaaggactttaaaaataaagtaaacctTAAAAGCCatgagagaattcatactggagagaaaccttacaagtgtaaagaatgtggcaaagcctttcGACGCAAATCATGTGTTAACGTCCATGAGAGGATTCATACTGGAGAGACACCTTACAAATGTACAGAATGTGGCAAAACCTTTAAACAGCTCTCACACCTTACTCAGCATATAAATACTCATTCTCgagagaaaatgtataaatgtaaagaatgtggaaaGGCTTTTtcccacaaaacaaacctcagtacacatcacagaattcatacaggagagaaaccttacaaatgtaaagaatgtgggaaggccttttcCCACAAAACAGACCTCAGtacacatcacagaattcatacaggagagaaaccttacaaatgtaaagaatgtggcaaggcctttgtCCAGCAATCAAGTTTTACTCAACATAatagaattcatactggagaggcaccttacaaatgtaaaatatgtgGCAAACCCTTTAAACAGCTCTCAAACCTTAGTCAGCATATAAATAGTCATACTAGAGAGAAAATGTATGAATGTGAGGTATGTGGCAAGGCCTTTTCCTACAAATATAGCCTCACtacacatcacagaattcatactggagagaaaccttacaaatgtaaagaatgtggcaagtcCTTTAACAGGTGCTCACACCTTACTCAGCATATAAATACTCATACTCgagagaaaatgtataaatgtaaggaatgtggcaaggcctttttacaaaaaacaaatctcactagacatcacagaattcatactggagagaaaacttacaaatgtaaagaatgtggcaaagcctttaaGCACAAATCACACGTTATCATCCatgagagaattcatactggagagacaccttacaaatgtaaggaatgtggcaaAACCTTTAAACAGCTCCCAAACCTTACTCAGCATATAAATACTCATACTCgagagaaaatgtataaatgtaaggaatgtggcaaGTCCTTTTCCTACAGATCAAGCCTCAGGATACATCACAGAACTCATACTCCAGAGAAACCttag